One region of Tamandua tetradactyla isolate mTamTet1 chromosome 6, mTamTet1.pri, whole genome shotgun sequence genomic DNA includes:
- the WDR81 gene encoding WD repeat-containing protein 81 isoform X4, whose product MVRWLSAKLGPTVASRHVARNLLRLLTSCYVGPMRQQFTMSGGESPPLSAGNIYQKRPVLGDVVSGPVLGCLLHIAHLYGEPVLTYQYLPYISYLVTPGSTSGASRLNSRKEAGLLAAVTLAQKVIVYLSDTTLMDILPRISHEVLLPVLSFLTSLVTGFPSGAQARTVLCVKTISLIALICLRIGQEMVQLHLSEPVATFFQVFSQLHELQYRDLKLDPGGRSEGQLPEVAFSDGQQRPVDPALLDELQKVFTLEMAYTIYVPFSCLLGDIIQKIIPNHELVGELAGLYLESISPSSRSPASMEPAVPSTGPEWDPKSGGCPQDDGHSGTFGSVLVGNRIQIPTDSQPESSGLLGPNSGVGSGGLGGSSEDNILKQELPRSAHGLSGNWLAYWQYEIGVSQQDAHFHFHQIRLQSFQGHSGAVKCVAPLSSEDFFLSGSKDRTVRLWPLYNYGDGTSETAPRLVYAQHRKSVFFVGQLEAPQYLVSCDGAVHLWDPFTGKTLRTVEPSDSRVPLTAVAVMPAPHTSITMASSDSTLRFVDSRKPGLQHEFRLGGGLNPGLVRSLAVSPNGRSVVAGFSSGFMVLLDTRTGLVLRGWPAHEGDILQIKAVDSSILVSSSSDHSLTIWKELEQKPIHHYKSASDPIHTFDLYGSEVVTGTVANKIGVCSLLEPPSQATTKLSSENFRGTLTSLALLPTKRHLLLGSDNGVVRLLA is encoded by the exons ATGGTCCGCTGGCTGTCCGCCAAGCTCGGCCCCACCGTGGCCTCACGCCACGTGGCCCGGAACCTCCTCCGCCTGTTGACATCTTGTTATGTTG GTCCCATGCGGCAGCAGTTCACCATGAGTGGTGGTGAGAGCCCCCCGCTGAGCGCTGGCAACATCTACCAGAAGAGGCCGGTGCTGGGCGACGTGGTGTCAGGGCCCGTGCTTGGCTGCCTCCTCCACATCGCCCACCTGTATGGGGAACCCGTCCTAACCTACCAATACCTGCCCTACATCAGCTACCTG GTGACCCCGGGTAGCACCTCTGGCGCCAGCCGTCTGAACAGCCGTAAGGAGGCAGGGCTGCTGGCGGCGGTGACGCTGGCGCAGAAGGTCATCGTGTACCTCTCGGATACCACCCTTATGGACATCCTGCCCCGTATCAGCCACGAGGTTCTGCTGCCTGTGCTCAGCTTTCTCACTTCCCTCGTCACGGG GTTCCCAAGTGGGGCCCAGGCCCGGACCGTCCTGTGTGTGAAAACCATCAGCCTCATCGCCCTCATCTGTCTGCGCATCGGACAGGAGATGGTCCAGCTACACCTGAGCGAACCTGTGGCCACCTTCTTTCAAGTGTTTTCCCAGCTGCACGAGCTTCAGTACCGG GATCTGAAGCTGGATCCTGGTGGCCGCAGTGAAGGCCAGCTGCCAGAGGTGGCCTTCTCGGATGGTCAGCAGCGGCCAGTGGACCCCGCCCTGCTGGACGAGCTGCAGAAAGTGTTCACCCTTGAGATGGCATACACGATCTACGTGCCCTTCTCCTGCCTGCTGG GTGACATCATCCAGAAAATCATCCCCAACCACGAGCTGGTCGGGGAGCTGGCGGGGCTGTATTTGGAGAGCATCAGCCCCAGCAGCCGCAGCCCTGCCAGTATGGAGCCTGCTGTACCTAGCACCGGCCCTGAGTGGGACCCCAAGAGTGGGGGCTGCCCCCAGGATGACGGCCACTCGGGGACCTTCGGGAGCGTCCTCGTTGGGAATCGCATCCAGATCCCCACGGACTCTCAGCCCGAGAGCTCTGGGCTCCTAGGCCCCAACTCCGGGGTGGGCAGTGGGGGCCTCGGTGGCAGCAGCGAGGACAACATTTTGAAGCAGGAGCTGCCGCGGAGCGCCCACGGGCTGAGCGGGAACTGGCTGGCGTACTGGCAGTATGAGATTGGCGTTAGCCAGCAGGACGCCCATTTTCACTTCCACCAGATCCGCCTGCAGAGTTTCCAAGGCCACTCGGGGGCTGTCAAGTGCGTGGCACCCCTGAGCAGCGAGGACTTCTTCTTGAGTGGCAGCAAGGACCGTACTGTGCGTCTCTGGCCGCTCTACAACTATGGGGACGGCACCAGCGAGACAGCCCCCCGCCTCGTCTATGCCCAGCACCGCAAGAGTGTCTTCTTCGTGGGCCAGCTGGAGGCCCCACAGTACCTGGTGAGCTGCGATGGGGCTGTGCACCTTTGGGACCCCTTCACAG GGAAGACCCTTCGCACGGTGGAGCCCTCAGACAGCCGGGTGCCCCTGACCGCCGTGGCCGTCATGCCTGCCCCCCACACTAGCATCACCATGGCCAGCTCTGACTCTACCTTGCGCTTTGTGGATTCCAGGAAACCTGGCCTTCAG CATGAGTTCCGCTTGGGCGGCGGCCTGAACCCTGGGCTCGTCCGCTCCTTGGCCGTCAGCCCCAATGGCCGCAGCGTGGTGGCCGGCTTCTCTTCAGGCTTCATGGTGCTCCTGGACACCCGCACAGGCCTGGTTCTTCGTGGCTGGCCGGCCCATGAGGGGGACATCCTGCAGATCAAG GCAGTGGACAGCAGCATCCTGGTCAGCTCCTCCTCTGACCACTCCCTGACCATCTGGAAGGAGCTTGAGCAGAAGCCCATCCACCACTACAAGTCAGCATCTGACCCCATCCACACCTTTGACCTGTATGGCAGTGAGGTGGTCACTGGCACTGTGGCCAACAAGATCGGCGTCTGCTCCCTGCTTGAGCCACCCTCCCAGGCTACCACCAAGCTCAGTTCCGAGAACTTCCGCGGCACACTCACCAGCCTGGCCTTGCTGCCCACCAAGCGCCACCTCCTGCTGGGCTCGGACAATGGAGTCGTCCGCCTCCTGGCATAG